In a single window of the Streptomyces sp. NBC_00094 genome:
- a CDS encoding bifunctional lytic transglycosylase/C40 family peptidase — translation MTVRKAGKAWLVAGGAFGVCLSFVALLVVGTYSAAAGLMGGAGSAANGTVALAKGSVPALYQGLVQRWGNLCPAINPALLAAQLYQESGWNPRAVSPADARGIAQFIPGTWAGHGVDGDGDGDRDIWDPADAIPSAASYDCELAGYVKDVPGDPANNMLAAYNAGAYRVIKYGGVPPFTETQNYVRIIRSLEKSFARPAGRVEPSRLAAGAIHYAQQKLGTPYLWGGTGTAAQNGRFDCSGLTQAAYESVGIELPRVANDQYNAGPHPSRDELLPGDLVFFSDDLTNSRTIRHVGIYVGGGYMIDAPRTGAVIRFDRIDTPDYFGATRVTAEGAAALPTHLPQT, via the coding sequence TTGACGGTGCGTAAGGCCGGCAAGGCGTGGTTGGTGGCCGGTGGGGCCTTCGGGGTCTGTCTCAGCTTCGTCGCACTGCTCGTCGTCGGTACGTACTCCGCGGCGGCGGGTCTCATGGGCGGCGCGGGCAGCGCCGCGAACGGCACCGTGGCGCTGGCCAAGGGCTCCGTTCCCGCCCTCTACCAGGGGCTCGTGCAGCGGTGGGGCAATCTCTGTCCCGCGATCAACCCGGCTCTGCTCGCCGCTCAGCTCTACCAGGAGAGCGGCTGGAATCCGCGGGCCGTCTCCCCGGCCGACGCGCGGGGCATCGCCCAGTTCATCCCCGGCACCTGGGCCGGGCACGGCGTCGACGGTGACGGGGACGGGGACCGGGACATCTGGGACCCGGCGGACGCGATCCCCTCGGCCGCCTCGTACGACTGCGAGCTCGCCGGCTATGTGAAGGACGTGCCGGGGGACCCGGCGAACAACATGCTGGCCGCGTACAACGCGGGCGCGTACCGGGTGATCAAGTACGGCGGGGTGCCGCCGTTCACCGAGACGCAGAACTACGTGCGGATCATCCGGTCCCTGGAGAAGAGCTTCGCCCGGCCGGCGGGCCGCGTCGAGCCGTCGAGGCTGGCCGCCGGCGCCATCCACTACGCGCAGCAGAAGCTCGGCACTCCGTATCTCTGGGGCGGTACGGGCACGGCCGCGCAGAACGGCCGGTTCGACTGCTCCGGGCTGACCCAGGCCGCGTACGAGAGTGTCGGCATCGAGCTGCCGCGCGTCGCCAACGACCAGTACAACGCCGGGCCGCATCCGAGCAGGGACGAGCTCCTCCCGGGCGATCTTGTCTTCTTCTCCGACGATCTGACGAACTCGCGGACCATTCGGCACGTCGGTATCTACGTCGGCGGCGGGTACATGATCGACGCACCGCGCACCGGGGCGGTGATCCGCTTCGACCGGATCGACACCCCCGACTACTTCGGCGCGACCCGGGTCACGGCGGAAGGCGCCGCGGCGCTGCCCACGCATCTCCCGCAGACGTAG
- a CDS encoding phosphatase PAP2 family protein, translated as MAGLASDGSNPDVSLLYDINGLAKAAPPWFDRVMEFVGEYGIILGMVLVVLWCWWSVRRRGAIADSVSAVAGLVWAPLAAGVALLVNIPIRGFVERPRPFNDHQGLDVLVEGKTDFSFVSDHATMAMALGVGLFVAHRKFGLAAIGLALAEGFARVYMGVHYPTDVIGGFALGTAVALLLAPVALALLTPVVSAVARSGRGARLVRSRRVTELRQPEPFDIPEPRLGGPGTGTTQNDLAA; from the coding sequence ATGGCTGGACTCGCATCGGACGGTTCCAACCCCGATGTCAGCCTGCTCTACGACATCAACGGGCTGGCGAAGGCCGCTCCGCCGTGGTTCGACCGCGTCATGGAGTTCGTCGGCGAGTACGGGATCATACTCGGGATGGTCCTGGTCGTGCTCTGGTGCTGGTGGAGCGTCCGCCGCAGGGGCGCCATCGCGGACTCCGTCTCGGCCGTCGCCGGGCTCGTCTGGGCCCCGCTGGCCGCCGGTGTCGCCCTCCTCGTGAACATCCCCATCCGGGGCTTCGTCGAGCGCCCCCGGCCGTTCAACGACCACCAGGGCCTCGACGTCCTCGTCGAGGGGAAGACCGACTTCTCCTTCGTCAGCGACCACGCCACCATGGCCATGGCCCTCGGGGTCGGCCTCTTCGTCGCCCACCGGAAGTTCGGACTCGCCGCCATCGGCCTCGCCCTCGCCGAGGGCTTCGCCCGGGTCTACATGGGCGTCCACTACCCGACCGATGTCATCGGCGGCTTCGCCCTCGGCACGGCGGTGGCGCTGCTCCTCGCGCCCGTCGCGCTCGCCCTGCTGACCCCCGTCGTCTCCGCCGTGGCCCGCTCCGGCCGCGGCGCCCGGCTCGTCCGCTCGCGGCGCGTCACGGAGCTCCGGCAGCCGGAGCCCTTCGACATCCCCGAGCCCCGGCTCGGCGGCCCCGGCACCGGGACGACCCAGAACGACCTCGCGGCCTGA